The proteins below are encoded in one region of Peromyscus eremicus chromosome 10, PerEre_H2_v1, whole genome shotgun sequence:
- the Spp1 gene encoding osteopontin, producing the protein MRFAVVCFCLFGVACSLPVKVADSGSSEKKLLYSKHSDAVATWLEPDPSQKQNLLAPQNVVSSEETDALKQDTLPSNSNESHDHMDDDDDDDDRDHAGSQDSVDSDESDEDDHPDDSHHSDESDESFDATTQMEVFTPVVPTVDIPDGRGDSLAYGLLSKSRKFHISDDQYPDATDEDFTSHMKSKELDDALKVIPVAHRLNVPSGKTSHESSQLDEPSVETHSHEQSQEDKQKASHESTELSDVIDSKESSKASQEHQSHEFHSQEDKLVPVSKSKEDINNLKIYISHEIESSSSEVN; encoded by the exons ATGAGATTTGCCGTGGTTTGCTTCTGCCTCTTTGGCGTTGCCTGTTCTCTCCCG GTGAAAGTGGCTGATTCTGGCAGCTCCGAAAAGAAGCTG ctttacaGCAAACACTCAGATGCTGTAGCCACATGGCTGGAGCCCGACCCATCTCAGAAGCAAAACCTCCTAGCCCCACAG AATGTCGTGTCCTCTGAAGAAACGGATGCCTTGAAACAAGAC ACTCTCCCAAGCAACTCCAATGAAAGCCATGACCACAtggatgacgatgatgatgatgatgacagagaCCATGCAGGCAGCCAGGATTCTGTGGACTCTGATGAATCTGATGAAGATGACCATCCTGATGATTCTCACCATTCTGATGAGTCCGATGAGTCCTTTGACGCTACCACACAAATGGAAGTTTTCACTCCAGTTGTCCCTACAGTAGACATCCCTGATGGCCGAGGTGACAGTTTGGCTTATGGACTGCTGTCAAAGTCCAGGAAGTTCCACATTTCTGATGACCAG TATCCTGATGCTACAGATGAGGACTTCACCTCCCACATGAAGAGCAAGGAGTTGGATGATGCTCTCAAGGTCATCCCTGTTGCCCATCGTCTGAACGTGCCCTCTGGCAAGACCAGTCATGAATCAAGTCAGCTGGATGAACCAAGTGTGGAAACGCACAGCCATGAGCAATCCCAGGAGGATAAACAGAAGGCTAGTCATGAAAGCACTGAGCTGTCTGACGTGATTGACAGCAAGGAGAGTTCCAAAGCCAGCCAGGAACATCAGAGCCATGAGTTTCACAGCCAGGAAGACAAGCTAGTTCCAGTCTCTAAGAGTAAGGAAGACATTAACAACCTGAAAATTTACATTTCTCATGAAATAGAGAGTTCATCTTCTGAGGTCAATTAA